One Insulibacter thermoxylanivorax genomic region harbors:
- a CDS encoding 1-deoxy-D-xylulose-5-phosphate reductoisomerase: MKKRIAILGSTGSIGTQTLDVIAAHPDEYEVVALAAGRNTALLAEQVKRFRPRLVSCIDEESAAELREELISSGLGYKVEIEHGEHGLLQVAAHAGADMLITAIIGARGLSPTLAAIDAGIAIGLANKETLISAGHLVMESARKKRVPIIPIDSEHSAIFQCLNGGERREVKKIILTASGGAFRGRSREELVDVKVEEALQHPNWSMGAKITVDSATMVNKGLEVIEAHWLFGLAYDQIEVVIHPESIIHSMVEFVDTSIIAQMGLPDMRVPIQYALTYPQRKSGPFQSLDLVRAGKLHFYEMDEERFPCIRMAYDAGRCGGTMPTVFNAANEIAVERFLQGQISFLQIEDIIAEVMNRHTVIARPELEEILSADEWARMEARRLFA, translated from the coding sequence GTGAAGAAACGAATAGCGATTCTCGGATCGACGGGTTCGATCGGCACACAGACCTTGGATGTCATCGCCGCTCATCCCGACGAATACGAAGTCGTTGCATTAGCTGCCGGGCGTAATACCGCTTTGCTTGCCGAACAGGTCAAGCGGTTTCGCCCGCGACTTGTCTCTTGCATCGATGAGGAGAGCGCGGCAGAGCTTCGTGAAGAACTCATATCAAGCGGGCTCGGATATAAGGTAGAGATTGAACATGGCGAGCATGGACTCCTGCAAGTGGCAGCCCATGCCGGAGCGGATATGCTGATCACTGCGATCATCGGTGCGAGGGGGCTTTCGCCCACTCTGGCTGCGATCGATGCAGGTATTGCCATTGGACTGGCGAACAAGGAGACCCTGATCAGCGCCGGTCACCTCGTCATGGAGTCTGCAAGGAAGAAACGGGTGCCGATCATTCCGATTGACAGCGAGCATTCTGCTATCTTCCAATGTCTGAATGGTGGAGAGCGGCGAGAGGTGAAGAAGATCATCCTGACGGCATCCGGCGGTGCGTTCCGCGGCCGTTCGCGGGAAGAGCTGGTCGATGTGAAGGTGGAAGAAGCCTTGCAGCACCCGAACTGGTCGATGGGTGCCAAGATTACCGTCGATTCTGCGACGATGGTGAACAAGGGGCTCGAGGTGATCGAAGCCCATTGGCTGTTCGGGCTTGCCTATGACCAGATCGAGGTGGTGATCCATCCTGAGAGCATCATCCATTCGATGGTTGAATTCGTCGACACGAGCATCATCGCCCAGATGGGCCTGCCGGACATGCGCGTGCCGATCCAATATGCACTAACTTACCCGCAGCGTAAGTCCGGCCCGTTCCAATCGCTGGATCTGGTCCGTGCGGGCAAGCTTCATTTCTATGAGATGGATGAAGAGCGTTTCCCCTGCATCCGCATGGCCTATGATGCAGGAAGATGCGGCGGTACGATGCCGACGGTCTTCAATGCTGCCAATGAGATTGCCGTGGAACGTTTCCTGCAAGGACAGATCTCCTTCCTTCAGATCGAAGACATCATCGCTGAGGTGATGAACAGGCATACAGTGATCGCCCGTCCGGAGCTGGAGGAGATCTTATCCGCCGATGAATGGGCGCGTATGGAAGCCCGCCGCCTGTTTGCGTGA
- the rpsB gene encoding 30S ribosomal protein S2 has product MAVISMKQLLEAGVHFGHQTRRWNPKMEKYIFTERNGIYIIDLQKTVKKVEEAYNYVKSLAASGGTILFVGTKKQAQDSVREEAERCGMFWINQRWLGGTLTNFQTIQKRIARLHELERMEEDGTFELLPKKEVIILRKEKERLEKFLGGIKNMKQLPDALFVIDPRKERIAVSEARKLGIPIIAIVDTNCDPDEIDYVIPGNDDAIRAVKLLTSKIADAVVEARQGEETSA; this is encoded by the coding sequence ATGGCAGTGATTTCCATGAAACAGCTGCTCGAGGCTGGGGTGCACTTCGGTCACCAGACTCGCCGCTGGAACCCTAAGATGGAAAAGTACATCTTCACCGAACGCAACGGGATCTATATCATCGATCTCCAGAAGACAGTTAAGAAAGTAGAAGAAGCTTACAACTACGTAAAATCTCTTGCAGCATCAGGCGGTACGATTCTCTTCGTGGGCACGAAGAAGCAGGCGCAGGATTCTGTTAGAGAAGAAGCAGAACGCTGCGGCATGTTCTGGATCAACCAACGCTGGCTTGGCGGTACACTGACCAACTTCCAGACGATCCAGAAGCGCATCGCGCGTCTGCATGAACTGGAGCGCATGGAAGAGGACGGCACTTTCGAACTTCTGCCGAAGAAGGAAGTAATCATCCTGCGCAAGGAAAAAGAGCGCCTGGAGAAATTCCTCGGCGGCATTAAGAATATGAAGCAATTGCCGGACGCACTCTTCGTCATCGACCCGCGCAAAGAGCGCATCGCCGTTTCGGAAGCTCGCAAGCTTGGTATCCCGATCATCGCGATCGTCGATACGAACTGTGATCCGGACGAGATCGACTACGTGATCCCAGGCAACGATGACGCGATCCGCGCGGTGAAACTGCTCACATCGAAGATCGCCGATGCCGTTGTCGAAGCGCGTCAAGGCGAAGAAACGTCCGCATAA
- the frr gene encoding ribosome recycling factor has translation MPQSVMQDARERMEKAIAALKRELGSLRAGRATPSLLERIQADYYGTPTPINQLANISVPDPRTLMIQPWDKSSIGEIEKAIMKSDLGLTPVNDGSVIRINIPPLTAERRTELVKLTRKYGEDAKVAVRNIRRDANDEIKKLEKDSISEDESRRYQDEVQKLTDKYIAEIDKVLAAKEKEIMDI, from the coding sequence ATGCCACAATCGGTAATGCAGGACGCTAGGGAACGCATGGAAAAAGCCATTGCAGCCCTAAAGCGGGAATTGGGCTCGCTTCGCGCCGGACGCGCAACTCCGTCGCTGTTGGAACGCATCCAAGCAGATTACTATGGTACTCCGACACCGATCAATCAGTTGGCCAACATCTCTGTACCGGATCCGCGTACGCTTATGATTCAGCCTTGGGATAAGAGTTCGATCGGCGAAATCGAAAAAGCGATCATGAAATCGGATCTCGGTCTGACACCGGTGAATGACGGGTCGGTGATCCGCATCAACATTCCGCCGCTTACGGCAGAACGCCGTACGGAACTGGTCAAGCTGACCAGAAAATACGGCGAGGATGCGAAGGTTGCTGTGCGCAACATTCGCCGCGATGCCAACGATGAGATCAAGAAGCTGGAGAAAGACTCGATCTCCGAAGACGAATCCCGCCGCTATCAAGATGAAGTGCAGAAACTGACGGACAAATATATCGCAGAAATCGATAAAGTACTAGCGGCTAAGGAAAAAGAAATCATGGACATCTAA
- the rseP gene encoding RIP metalloprotease RseP — translation MNLLTTILYTILVFFVIIGIHEWGHMFFAKRAGILVREFAIGFGPKLLSFKKGETKYAFRLLPFGGFARMAGEDPELIQINPGQTIALRLKDGIVTHIYLDQLDRYSHLTQGEVVKLDIERDLHVELDSKGDVTRYEIDPKAMIVARNQENQIAPLNRQFMSKSVGQRMMTIFGGPLMNFVLALVLFTVYVFMLGVPVEGTGKLVIADVIEGSPAAEAGVRAGDQIVKVNGETLGEDSERMTRMISASENKPMTWQVLRDGEIIELTVTPQITDGESAKAGVYIGLTYDYRRPTLVEAASGTWNQVVYWTEQIFIGLQKLVTLEVKLEDLGGPVDIARTTGQAAQAGLTTLILWTSVLSLYLGIFNLLPVPALDGSRLIFLAVEGVRGKPISQERESLVHLIGFSALFLLMIAVTYYDIIALFQR, via the coding sequence TTGAACCTGTTAACGACTATCCTGTACACGATTCTCGTGTTCTTCGTGATCATAGGGATCCATGAATGGGGGCATATGTTCTTTGCCAAACGTGCGGGGATTCTCGTAAGAGAGTTCGCCATCGGCTTCGGTCCGAAGCTGCTGTCCTTTAAGAAGGGCGAGACCAAATATGCCTTCCGCCTGCTTCCCTTCGGTGGTTTCGCTAGAATGGCCGGTGAAGATCCCGAACTCATACAGATCAATCCGGGACAGACGATTGCTCTGCGGCTGAAGGATGGGATCGTCACCCATATCTATCTGGATCAATTGGATCGCTATTCGCATCTAACGCAAGGCGAGGTCGTTAAACTGGACATCGAACGGGATCTTCATGTGGAGCTTGACAGCAAGGGCGATGTGACGCGATATGAGATCGATCCGAAGGCGATGATCGTCGCCCGCAATCAAGAGAACCAGATCGCACCGCTTAATCGGCAGTTTATGAGCAAGAGCGTCGGTCAGAGGATGATGACGATCTTCGGCGGACCGCTGATGAACTTCGTTCTTGCTCTGGTATTGTTTACGGTATATGTATTCATGCTGGGCGTGCCCGTTGAAGGTACAGGCAAACTGGTCATCGCCGATGTGATCGAGGGGTCGCCGGCAGCAGAAGCAGGCGTTCGCGCCGGAGATCAGATCGTGAAGGTCAACGGTGAGACGTTGGGCGAGGACAGCGAGCGCATGACCCGTATGATCAGCGCTTCCGAGAATAAACCGATGACTTGGCAAGTGCTGCGGGACGGAGAGATCATAGAGCTCACGGTAACGCCTCAGATTACGGACGGTGAGTCGGCCAAGGCAGGGGTCTATATCGGACTGACCTATGATTATCGCCGGCCTACCCTGGTCGAAGCTGCTTCCGGCACTTGGAACCAGGTGGTCTATTGGACAGAGCAGATCTTCATCGGTCTTCAGAAACTCGTTACGTTGGAAGTGAAGCTGGAAGATCTCGGCGGTCCCGTCGATATCGCACGGACAACGGGACAGGCAGCACAAGCAGGACTGACGACGCTGATTCTGTGGACTTCGGTGCTCAGCTTATACCTTGGCATCTTCAATCTCTTGCCGGTCCCAGCCTTGGATGGAAGCAGGCTGATCTTCCTCGCCGTCGAAGGTGTGCGCGGCAAGCCGATCTCTCAGGAACGGGAGAGCCTCGTTCATCTGATTGGTTTTTCAGCTTTGTTCCTGCTGATGATCGCAGTCACTTATTACGATATCATAGCGTTATTTCAGAGATAG
- the pyrH gene encoding UMP kinase, with amino-acid sequence MGQQPVYKRVVLKLSGEALSGQVGYGIEAQTIASIAEQIKEVVELNVEVAIVVGGGNIWRGISGSEQGIDRATADYMGMLATVMNSLALQDALEKIGVPTRVQTSIAMQQIAEPYIRRRAIRHLEKGRVVIFASGTGNPYFSTDTTAALRAAEIEAEVILMAKNKVDGVYSADPFKYKDAEKYDELTYLDVLNKGLGVMDSTASSLCMDNNIPLIVFSITEKGNIRRAVLGEKIGTIVRGSVV; translated from the coding sequence GTGGGTCAGCAGCCTGTATACAAACGGGTCGTACTAAAATTGAGCGGTGAAGCTCTGTCTGGCCAAGTTGGATACGGCATCGAAGCACAGACGATCGCTTCGATCGCTGAACAGATCAAAGAAGTGGTGGAACTCAATGTGGAAGTCGCGATAGTGGTCGGTGGCGGCAATATCTGGAGAGGAATCTCCGGCAGCGAGCAAGGCATCGACCGGGCGACGGCTGATTATATGGGAATGCTGGCGACGGTGATGAATTCACTGGCGCTCCAAGATGCCCTCGAGAAGATTGGCGTACCTACGCGCGTACAGACTTCAATCGCCATGCAGCAGATTGCAGAACCCTATATTCGTCGCCGAGCGATCCGCCATCTGGAGAAAGGACGCGTCGTCATCTTCGCGAGCGGAACGGGGAATCCTTACTTCTCTACGGATACCACAGCTGCTCTGCGCGCCGCTGAGATCGAGGCAGAAGTGATCTTGATGGCGAAGAACAAGGTTGACGGTGTATACTCAGCAGATCCCTTCAAGTACAAAGATGCTGAGAAGTATGATGAGCTTACATATCTAGATGTGCTGAACAAGGGACTCGGAGTGATGGACTCCACAGCCTCATCCTTGTGCATGGATAACAATATACCGCTCATCGTATTCTCCATCACGGAGAAAGGCAATATCAGAAGAGCTGTGCTAGGAGAAAAAATCGGAACGATCGTAAGAGGGAGTGTTGTCTAA
- the tsf gene encoding translation elongation factor Ts, protein MIKMAVTAAQVKELREKTGAGMLDCKKALEEAQGDMEQAMKILREKGLSAAAKKAGRLATEGLVESYIHGEGRIGVLVEVNCETDFVAKTDNFKQFVRDIAMQIAAAAPKYVSKDEVPEEELNKEREILRAQALNEGKPEKIVDKMVEGRMAKYYEEVCLLEQSFIKDPDLTIGQLLNSMIAQIGENITIRRFARFELGEGLEKKEDNFVEEVMAQVKQQ, encoded by the coding sequence ATGATTAAGATGGCAGTAACAGCAGCCCAAGTTAAGGAGCTACGCGAGAAGACAGGAGCAGGTATGCTCGATTGCAAGAAGGCGCTTGAGGAAGCGCAAGGTGATATGGAGCAAGCGATGAAGATCCTTCGCGAGAAGGGATTGTCCGCAGCGGCTAAGAAGGCAGGTCGTCTGGCTACCGAAGGTTTGGTTGAATCCTACATCCACGGTGAAGGCCGCATCGGTGTACTCGTCGAGGTGAACTGTGAGACAGACTTCGTAGCGAAGACCGATAACTTCAAGCAATTTGTCCGCGATATCGCGATGCAGATCGCTGCTGCAGCTCCGAAGTATGTGAGCAAGGACGAAGTTCCGGAAGAAGAGTTGAACAAGGAGCGCGAGATTCTTCGTGCACAGGCATTGAACGAAGGCAAGCCGGAGAAGATCGTTGACAAGATGGTGGAAGGCCGTATGGCTAAGTATTATGAAGAGGTTTGCTTGCTTGAGCAATCCTTCATCAAGGATCCGGATCTAACCATTGGTCAGCTGCTCAACTCGATGATCGCTCAGATCGGCGAGAACATCACGATCCGCCGTTTCGCGCGCTTCGAGCTTGGCGAAGGTTTGGAGAAGAAGGAAGATAACTTTGTCGAAGAAGTTATGGCGCAAGTAAAACAGCAATGA
- a CDS encoding DUF342 domain-containing protein yields MNEALNPSVNLIAVTISADKLSASIAYTGKEDLGPYDIEQLRQLLRANGIKHGIMDDQLARFAANPTAYTRPLVVAQGDPPEPGVDGRIEYLFQKEDDSPRPQVLDDGRVDYRDVRRINNVKKGQVIAQRIEAVDGIPGKGVTGEPIPPPKVKEAYLKPGKNVVVDDNLMRMYAVIDGMVTFTEQDKVNVFPVFEVNGDVDYRSGNIDFVGNVVVRGNVISGFKVKAEGDIRITGSVEGAEIIAAGSIEIGEGIVAHNKGIVKAAKSIRCSFIQDANVEAGEDLIVNQSIMHSNVRAGRAVICNGAKGLIVGGIVQAGEAVIARTIGNMTHTPTSIEVGVMPEVRNELNELYKNMRTLSENLDKTEKGLKILEQMASGAPLPPDKQELLSKFQRTRRQLREQQAISRERIQELEHIIENADLAKVEVGGVIYGGSKIVIGRYTRFIKDAAQHVVFRYEDGEITMQAIT; encoded by the coding sequence ATGAATGAGGCGCTTAACCCTAGCGTCAACTTGATCGCGGTTACCATCTCGGCGGATAAGCTGTCTGCTTCTATCGCTTATACCGGCAAGGAGGATCTTGGCCCGTATGACATCGAACAGCTCCGCCAACTCTTGCGCGCAAACGGGATCAAACACGGCATCATGGACGATCAACTGGCCAGGTTCGCCGCCAACCCGACTGCCTACACCCGGCCGCTGGTCGTAGCCCAGGGGGATCCTCCGGAACCCGGTGTAGACGGCAGGATCGAATATCTCTTTCAGAAGGAAGACGATTCCCCCCGGCCCCAGGTGTTGGATGACGGGCGAGTCGATTATCGCGATGTAAGGAGGATCAATAACGTCAAGAAAGGTCAAGTGATCGCACAGCGCATAGAAGCAGTAGATGGTATACCCGGCAAAGGCGTAACTGGGGAGCCCATCCCCCCTCCTAAAGTGAAGGAAGCCTATCTGAAACCAGGCAAGAACGTGGTAGTTGATGATAACCTCATGCGGATGTACGCGGTGATCGATGGGATGGTCACCTTTACCGAACAGGATAAGGTGAATGTCTTCCCAGTATTCGAAGTCAATGGAGACGTGGACTATCGCAGCGGCAATATCGACTTCGTAGGCAATGTGGTCGTTCGCGGGAATGTGATCTCCGGCTTTAAAGTGAAGGCTGAAGGAGATATCCGGATCACAGGAAGCGTGGAAGGGGCGGAGATCATCGCAGCCGGCTCGATCGAGATCGGTGAGGGCATCGTTGCACACAACAAAGGTATAGTCAAAGCCGCTAAATCGATCCGCTGTTCCTTCATCCAGGATGCCAATGTGGAAGCTGGAGAAGATCTGATCGTCAATCAGAGTATCATGCACTCCAATGTTCGTGCGGGCAGAGCCGTGATCTGCAACGGCGCCAAGGGTCTCATCGTCGGCGGGATCGTCCAGGCAGGAGAGGCCGTCATCGCCAGGACGATCGGGAATATGACCCATACCCCCACTTCCATCGAAGTCGGCGTCATGCCGGAAGTGCGCAATGAACTGAATGAACTTTATAAGAACATGCGAACGTTATCAGAGAATCTGGATAAGACCGAAAAAGGCTTAAAAATCTTAGAACAGATGGCTTCAGGAGCGCCGCTTCCGCCTGATAAGCAGGAGCTGCTTAGCAAGTTCCAGCGGACCAGACGGCAGCTGCGCGAACAGCAAGCGATCTCAAGAGAGCGCATCCAAGAGTTGGAACACATCATAGAGAACGCAGACCTTGCAAAAGTTGAAGTCGGCGGTGTGATCTACGGAGGATCGAAGATCGTCATCGGCCGATACACCCGCTTCATCAAGGATGCCGCACAGCATGTGGTATTCCGCTATGAAGACGGCGAGATCACGATGCAGGCCATAACATGA
- a CDS encoding isoprenyl transferase, translated as MFDWFKKSQPRAAARQSSVSPDNIPQHVAIIMDGNGRWAKQRGLPRIAGHQSGMKTVKNITLAANELGIKYLTMYAFSTENWKRPKEEVDFLMRLPQEFLAIELDELIANNVQVRMMGWTDGLPAHTLEAVETAIESTKNNTGLVLNFALNYGSRREIVEAVRKIAEDVQAGIIDPKDLEDRHITERLLSSELPDPDLLIRTSGEIRISNFMLWQCAYTEFVFTDVYWPAYTKEHFYEAIRIYQQRVRRYGGLVT; from the coding sequence ATGTTCGATTGGTTCAAAAAAAGCCAACCCCGCGCAGCAGCTCGACAATCCTCCGTGTCTCCCGATAACATCCCGCAGCACGTCGCGATTATCATGGATGGCAACGGACGATGGGCGAAACAGCGGGGCCTGCCTAGAATCGCTGGTCATCAATCCGGAATGAAGACCGTGAAGAATATCACGCTCGCTGCCAATGAGCTTGGTATTAAGTATTTGACGATGTACGCATTTTCTACGGAAAACTGGAAGAGACCGAAGGAAGAAGTCGACTTCCTCATGCGGCTGCCGCAGGAGTTCCTGGCGATCGAACTGGATGAGCTCATCGCAAACAACGTCCAAGTCCGCATGATGGGCTGGACCGATGGTCTTCCGGCACATACCTTAGAAGCCGTTGAAACAGCGATTGAAAGCACGAAGAACAATACGGGCCTCGTGTTGAACTTCGCCTTAAATTACGGGAGCAGGCGAGAGATTGTAGAAGCGGTGAGGAAAATCGCGGAGGATGTGCAAGCCGGGATCATCGATCCCAAGGATCTGGAGGATCGGCATATCACGGAACGTCTGCTGTCGAGCGAGCTGCCTGACCCGGATCTCCTGATCCGAACCAGCGGTGAGATTCGCATCAGTAATTTTATGCTGTGGCAATGCGCCTATACGGAATTTGTCTTCACCGATGTATACTGGCCGGCCTACACGAAAGAACACTTCTATGAAGCGATTCGGATCTATCAACAGCGGGTTCGACGGTATGGAGGATTGGTTACTTAA
- the proS gene encoding proline--tRNA ligase, translating to MSKEAKEKSFITPQSEDFSAWYIDVIRKADLMDYAPVRGCMVFKPDGYEIWELCQRELDRRFKETGHRNAYFPLFIPESFFQKEKEHVEGFNPELPWVTEAGGEKLEERLAIRPTSETMIGHMYAKWINSYRDLPLLINQWANVVRWEKRTLPFLRTSEFLWQEGHTAHETEAEAREETMRMLEIYRDFVENVLAIPVIVGQKTPSEKFAGAVDTYSIEAMMKDGKAVQAGTSHYLGTNFAEAFEIKYLDRENKHQYVHTTSWGVSTRLIGALIMVHGDDKGLALPPKVAPTQVIMIPIGPQKTREQVLAKTDEYYELLKQAGIRVRVDDRPDLSPGWKFNEYEMRGVPLRIELGPRDLENGQVVLATRLGEKRTVKQEDLLVEVQRTLEEIQQEMFNRALAFMKEHTYSVDTLDELKELFTEKRGFVYAGWCGSEACEHQVKLETKATSRNIPFIVDEHKSKCLVCEEQAKHTVVFARAY from the coding sequence GTGAGTAAAGAAGCGAAAGAGAAGTCGTTCATCACTCCGCAGAGTGAGGATTTTTCAGCTTGGTATATCGATGTGATCCGCAAGGCTGACCTTATGGACTATGCGCCGGTGCGCGGCTGCATGGTCTTCAAGCCGGACGGATATGAGATCTGGGAACTATGTCAGCGCGAACTGGACCGCCGTTTTAAGGAGACAGGACATCGCAATGCCTACTTCCCGCTGTTCATTCCGGAGAGTTTCTTCCAGAAGGAGAAGGAGCACGTCGAAGGATTTAACCCGGAACTGCCTTGGGTAACGGAAGCCGGCGGAGAGAAACTGGAAGAGAGACTGGCGATTCGCCCGACATCGGAGACGATGATCGGTCATATGTATGCTAAGTGGATCAATTCCTATCGCGATCTGCCGCTTCTGATCAACCAATGGGCGAACGTCGTCCGCTGGGAGAAACGGACGCTGCCGTTCCTCAGAACCAGTGAGTTCCTCTGGCAGGAAGGGCATACGGCCCATGAGACGGAAGCAGAGGCGCGCGAAGAGACGATGCGGATGTTGGAGATCTATCGGGACTTCGTCGAGAATGTGCTGGCCATCCCGGTAATCGTCGGCCAGAAGACGCCGTCGGAGAAGTTTGCCGGTGCCGTAGATACCTATTCGATCGAAGCGATGATGAAGGACGGCAAAGCGGTGCAAGCTGGAACAAGCCATTACCTTGGAACGAACTTTGCAGAAGCCTTCGAGATCAAATATCTCGATCGGGAGAATAAGCATCAATATGTGCATACCACCTCCTGGGGTGTCAGCACGCGTCTGATCGGCGCCTTGATCATGGTTCACGGCGATGACAAAGGACTGGCTCTGCCGCCTAAAGTTGCGCCGACCCAGGTGATCATGATCCCAATTGGCCCGCAGAAGACGAGGGAGCAGGTGCTGGCGAAGACGGACGAATACTATGAACTTCTGAAACAAGCCGGCATTCGCGTGCGGGTGGATGATCGTCCTGACTTAAGCCCCGGCTGGAAGTTCAACGAGTATGAGATGCGCGGTGTACCGCTCCGCATCGAACTGGGGCCGCGGGATCTCGAGAACGGACAAGTCGTGCTGGCAACCCGTCTCGGCGAGAAGCGGACGGTGAAGCAGGAAGACCTGCTCGTAGAAGTGCAGCGCACCTTAGAAGAGATCCAGCAGGAGATGTTTAACCGCGCCCTTGCCTTCATGAAGGAACACACCTACTCAGTGGACACCCTGGATGAGCTGAAGGAGCTGTTCACGGAGAAACGAGGCTTCGTATATGCAGGCTGGTGCGGATCGGAGGCATGCGAGCATCAGGTGAAGCTTGAGACGAAGGCGACAAGCCGCAATATTCCATTCATCGTCGATGAGCACAAGAGCAAGTGCCTGGTCTGCGAAGAACAGGCGAAGCATACCGTAGTTTTTGCACGCGCATATTAA
- a CDS encoding endolytic transglycosylase MltG, with protein sequence MNKKSIYWLGLGSGLITGALLIRLLTFGASPEMLDEAALQEAAARYGYRLVSEYEKITIAYDRTIRSIYIPPEMNLEEIAELLTQAKLLDAQEAFLTAAADLPDERSIQPGYYEFMNDPTFAELLDVLTSGVRVTAAQDESAEGEDPAYAADEDAGGV encoded by the coding sequence TTGAATAAGAAGTCGATCTATTGGCTCGGATTAGGGAGCGGCTTGATCACCGGCGCGCTCCTAATCCGCCTGCTGACTTTCGGTGCAAGCCCTGAGATGCTCGATGAGGCAGCCTTGCAAGAAGCGGCGGCGCGCTATGGATATCGTCTGGTCTCCGAATATGAGAAGATAACCATCGCCTATGATCGCACGATTCGCAGTATCTATATTCCCCCTGAGATGAATCTCGAGGAGATCGCGGAACTCTTAACGCAAGCGAAGCTCCTGGATGCGCAGGAGGCTTTCCTCACTGCAGCAGCAGATCTTCCGGATGAACGCAGCATCCAGCCGGGATATTATGAATTTATGAACGATCCGACGTTTGCTGAGCTGCTGGATGTGCTGACAAGCGGTGTACGCGTTACAGCAGCACAAGATGAATCTGCTGAAGGTGAAGACCCGGCATATGCTGCAGATGAAGATGCCGGTGGTGTATAG
- a CDS encoding phosphatidate cytidylyltransferase — protein MKQRIITGVIAVLVFVGMLVWGGYAYQLLIALMAAIGFYEFARMNRIQGLGSGVYAGYIAVIGLTLPLDLMWPDIPFSDRTYIWFTVFILLLMTVFFHHRTNLHRIAVLLVGVLYIGYGFRYMIVTRMLPEDGLLWSLFIFGCIWLTDSGAYFSGMLLGRHKLAPKISPKKTIEGAIGGIAVAVLFAFGFALFNPDWIGAGQAMLLGAFIAVLGQLGDLIQSAYKRLQGVKDSGKLFPGHGGILDRVDSWLIVFPAIHLLGLL, from the coding sequence TTGAAGCAGAGAATCATTACCGGCGTGATCGCCGTACTCGTCTTTGTCGGGATGTTGGTATGGGGCGGGTATGCGTATCAACTGCTCATCGCGTTGATGGCTGCGATCGGTTTCTATGAGTTCGCGCGAATGAATCGAATCCAGGGATTGGGAAGCGGCGTATACGCAGGTTACATAGCGGTGATCGGGCTGACCTTGCCTCTTGATTTGATGTGGCCGGATATTCCATTCAGCGATCGTACATACATATGGTTCACCGTATTCATCTTGCTTCTGATGACAGTATTCTTTCATCATAGGACGAATCTGCATCGCATCGCGGTTCTGCTGGTTGGAGTCCTGTACATAGGCTATGGTTTTCGATATATGATTGTCACGAGGATGCTGCCGGAGGACGGATTGCTTTGGTCCCTCTTCATCTTCGGCTGCATTTGGCTTACGGACAGCGGAGCGTATTTTTCCGGTATGCTGCTCGGAAGACACAAGCTGGCACCGAAGATCAGCCCGAAGAAGACCATCGAAGGAGCGATCGGCGGGATCGCCGTCGCGGTGTTGTTCGCGTTTGGATTCGCCCTGTTCAATCCAGATTGGATCGGTGCTGGACAAGCCATGCTGCTTGGTGCGTTCATCGCAGTCCTCGGGCAGCTTGGCGATCTGATCCAAAGCGCCTATAAACGCCTGCAAGGAGTGAAGGATTCCGGCAAGCTGTTTCCTGGCCACGGAGGCATCCTGGATCGAGTAGACAGCTGGCTCATCGTCTTCCCTGCGATTCACCTCTTAGGCTTGTTGTAG